Genomic segment of Arachis stenosperma cultivar V10309 chromosome 4, arast.V10309.gnm1.PFL2, whole genome shotgun sequence:
CATTAGCTTCAGACTAAATATTAATTACGAATCAAATGAATCCATAGTGTAAAGGAAGGCatggtattttttaaaataataaattaaattaaaaactagacaagagaaaacaacaaatttaattattatattaattcttataattttattaaacttttaattaaaattttataattaaaatttttcaataattaacGTTTTgtactaaatattttttaattatattcttgctaattatcttttatttaaaatatgaaatatgaaatatcattaaaatatttatttttatatttaagatATATATAATGTATTTTGAAATATTCTGaagtaaatattttaatttgttttaaaaatccTTCAATAAGAACTTAATTAAAAACATTAATATAAGAATTCAATTATAAACTTTgaagtaaaaaatttaataaaagcATAAGAATTAACAAAGTATTTCTATGTTTTTAATTGGTTGTATGCTAAGAATTAAGaatgttatatatattatgtttatgtatattttttatttttagtattaaaaataattaaacgaaaataaaaaagatgttGTTTATACTAtagaaagaaaatataaaaaaatagtataaaacaCTGTGATGGATTAAAGGAAATGTACATAACTTAAAGACATCACATGAAACGGCCATTAAATATGGTGCAAACTTAAAATTAACGAATTATAATACACGAGCCTCAAATGCTAAGAAAAAGTTACATTCAATGTACATAACTTATAGCTAAGACATCACATGAAAATATCATTCAATGCATATTGGTCAACAGGTAAAATAAATGTGAGTTACATTaggatataaattataataaatataattaaatattatagactttgaaaaaataaataaaatatcgACTACAAAGTACAAACTCCATTAGTACTTGTATCTAATGTATAAGTCacaaatttattttctactcCATTGTATATGAACTCAACCCAAAAATCAGAGAGAACAAGTTTTGctatactaaaataaattttgttctGAACCTAATCCTTAGGTCCCTTAAGCAGCCAAATTGCGACCCGATTTTTCGGTCTTTCTGCGGTCAAACCGGCCAATCCCAAATCTCTTAATCAATATTTAAACtcagatattttttattttaataaaaaaaaaataaaataagataatagcataaattatataaaagagGTTAAGGACTCTTTTAGGTATGTTACATACTTCTGACTCTCAATTACACTTCTTAGAAGTTAgatctattttaatttagacATGAAGTGTCTTTACTGCTCTAAAAAGATCCGATTTCGTCATTATCAAAGATCCGGCGAGTTTCTAATTCTCCTTTCAACCCGTACCAAATgaatacaaaaattaataattaattaattatttgtataaaatatatattaaaatataaaataatattaaaaaataaaaaataaaacatatgtatggtgattttttttatccaattgaaaaaattatttatttactagtttaccaatttttatatttagttgTATTTTTGTAGtgttaaacaaaaaaaatatgtgtgcatttaaataaaacaaaatttataaagttTTTAGTAGTTATGTGagtcaaaataaaattttgattatcTATTTTGGCACATTTTCATAGCCAAAAAAAGGGTAAAATAGGTTCATTCTTGCGACTTCAAGATACGAAAATGGGAGAAAAGATGTGGTTAACTTATGCAATCTACACAAACAAAAACATGAGAGAACATCTAGTACATTTTTGCTGAAGTTTGAAAAACCAAACCACTAATTGAATCCATAGAGTTAAAAGattcaaatatttaaaagtttaactAAGATTAATCGGAGATTAAACTggaatgataaaaaaaaaatatttatatataaaatatataattttttatgaaaaataatttttttattttattattttaaattagttaatcACTAAAAAATTATACTGATCTGATCGGTTAACCATTTATTTGACtgatatttttagtttttcaataGTTAACTGTCAACAAACTTTTACCCTAATCTATACCAATTTAATAGTCGATTTCTAATTAACCTATTTCGTCGAGTTTTTAAAAGAATGAATTTCGTAGCCTCTAAATAAAAAGTGacttaaatttcaaaattttcttctctaattttcACTTATATCCTGATGGTATAATAAAGATTTTTGTTTTCATCGACATAATTGTTGGACTTATAATGCTATCTTTCCGTGTTTCTGGTAGCTTGATGTATAAgttattagctagttagttagTTTTGGTCTTTTGGATGGTataacaaaaatttttctttttattgacATAATTGTTGGAGTTATAATATTATATCTTGCGGTGTTTCTGTTAGCTTGATGTACAAGTTAGGTAGTTAGTATTTAGTTACGGACGGTTGAGATATCAGTTTGGTTAGTTAGTTTGGAGATATTTATCCATTCTAACTGAAACAGTTGGTTTGCTCATTTCACGAATTCTAGCTCTGTTGCTTTCTTCTTAGTGGCTCTAATGCAAGCTCAGtttctctctcttctcattCTCCATTTTCCATCCCTCTTAACTTCTCTTCTTTTGGTGAATCTTAACTGTTTCACATACATATATTGGATTATTGGGCTCATATTACATAAATGGTTCTTTTATTAGTGAAACTTAACACTCTTTAACTTATTCCTACAATTTGGAACAATAATTTATAATGAAGTACATATTATCTGAAAAACAATCAATTACCAGTTGCACTTAACAACAAACAGAGGAGATcggtatttaattatttatggtacaatgaaatttaaaaaaaattacaatattatTACTATAATTTCACCAAATTAAATCATACTAGTCAATGCAAAGaataaaaatgaataataaCTACGCATAGCTGCACATGCCATAGACACAGGAGCTCTTGGAATCGCACTTGTTGCCACATTTGCCACAGTGCTTCTCATTAGTCATTGGGATGACACACTTACCTTCACAGCACATCTTGGAATGTCCGCATTTCTTCCCACACCTTCCGCAGTTCAATTCATCTGTTGACAACTCCACACACTTGTTGTTGCAGCAATTAGTGCTATCACAAACCTTTGGGTTCTTGTCACATGTCACGGTGGCCTTGCTGCTTCTCTGCAATAGGAACCGGCTTGTTCCTCTCACAGAGTTTGGTTCCTCGTTGATCTCATTGTTATTGGTTTCAAAAGATGCTACTGTCATGGCCATCAAAGCCATTAGCATGGCCACAATGAAAAGGGTCTTCAACTTCttattcattttcttttgatAGACAGGGTATAGGTCAGGAGACAGGAAAAGCTAGATGGAAGGATGAAAATTCAAGAGTGACTTGTATTATACGTAATGAGCACAAAGAACAGCAGCACAACAATTCCAAGGTTCAATGTAACAGTAAAAGGGAGAGAAAGCAAGGAAGAATTACACTATTTGAAGTATTCGGGGATTCATCATGCTTGTTTGGTCTTAATTATTGTCAATTAGGGTAAGATTATTACATGGATGAGGACCTTAACTGATTAATTAATCCTACATACCGGTTTATTAGTTAGGTACATACTTAGGTGGTCTGCATTTAATTTTCGGCCAAAACCCGAATTAGGCTTGTTTGTTGACAATATAAGAACTTCAAATCTCGTACATACTTGTTAGTTACGTTGAAATTATATTGGAGGAGGAAACGTATATATCCAAAATAGATAGATATTTGTGATGAAACAACTGTATATATATAGGAAATGAATACATAATATACActtcaaattaaatatattgaTTAGCAGTGGCAGAACTTAGTTCAGACAAGGAGGGCATGACCccccaaattttttataaaaaatttagtagtattttttcaaaaaataaaaaatagttcaatTGACTTAAATACTTTATTATGACTTAAAGTATTTAATAAGTTCAATAAACAACACTCTCTCTATCTttaagttcaaatataaaaagttagatattttttatttatttaatttaatattattttatattttactatttattttatttaattttttatatgataaaaataatagaatattcaataagtattaatattattgtatttgtataaattgataaaaaaattcaataaatattataaattttaatatttatccttctaacttcttctttacatattttacaggatatatatttaaatttttatataaaataataatgaaaaatcaAAGGATTGATGTTTTTTAAGAGGAAGGCTAATATTTAAGAAGGAGAACATATAAATTTTACAATATCAATACCTGTAGATAGttctactttaatgaatcacgaaaaaagtgagatataaccttcaaaagttcaaaaagttACATCTCATGACTTTAACCTTAACTTTTTGGAACAGATCctgaaaaaagattttaaatttggCAATATCACCCAAACCAGAGAGATGAGATTAGACGAACTTATCTCAAATAGAATTCATATCAAAAACATTTTGACAATTATTTTCTATCTAGTTCTcccaaaattttgtttcaagttCCGCCCCTGTTGATTACAAGTTGTGGTAATTatttaataaactaataaatctATAGATCGAATGCTAatcacaagaaaaactcaagctCAGATAGGTATGATTTCTATGAAATTCAGAAAAGCCGTTACAGACGCACAGTCGCACATACCATTGGTTCAAGAAAAGTTTGTTATAGATTGGCCAACTTGTTTGAAGACAGCTAGCATAGTATACGAATTTGACTTCAGAGTCTGTTACTGGGCCATTTAACCGTTCGTTTTTCGTTTCTTCGAATAACTAATTAAGTAAGTATAGTTTGGACCTTGGACTTTTTTGGACTTTGGATTTTGGAGTTTAGACcatgttatttatttttgaaaggGGTTTGTTGTATAATTTTTGTTTgttaaatattcttttttaatttatattaatataaatatattcatgaaaatttttgtttaaatcAAGACTACTAATACATTAAGATAATAGTATTTATCGTCTTCATTATATATTATTCTCatgtttattattatatattattatacaaatttcttaattaaaaaGTGAATTAACACTAGTCACATTATagtataataattaattcttttccaattttcttctttctctcttgaCAACAATTAAATCCAAGTCTGGGACCATTATTTATTTCTTCAACATAAGAAAAAGTAATTAACATAGAAAGTGatagaagaaaatgaaattgaaatttactaaaatgaaaaagtgatgAATTGCAAATTGAAACTTACGTAATTATTTGTCCCTCGTCTACTTTTTCCATCAAATTtgttaattataaataagaatTAGTGGATTAATTACGTAGTGATTAGTTTTTGGACTTTTATCTATGCATTAGCTAATGCACTTTTTTATTTGtgaaaactaattaattatgtaTAATGGAATATTATTTAAGAAGTAGTGTTTTTTAATCTGTATATGGAGGTTACAAACTTACAATTAAGGGAAGATTAGAAGAGGGATCATTTTGGTATAAATATTTGGATGCCGAATTCTCttataatcttttttttttttggttgtcTTTCTCTTATAATCTTTATGTAGACTAATAGATTGATAGAcacaaaatttaatattttcaatgtGAACAATAGTAATAAATATATGTAAAACTAGTCatgataatatataaataataatagatttaaatcttaaaaataacaaaattataaaagaaaatagtttAGGAGTAAAAAGTTATACACTAAAtttctttcaatttattttatcaCTTTTATATAGAATAGCTTTGATAGTTACAAGAATTATACAAAGAAGTGAACCAAGAACTTTTACCAAAAATTTCTATGAAAGTGAAACTAGATAAAGTACTACATATTTGAATGTTCAACCAACAATACTATGAAATGTGTAGATAGATCCTTTTATGAAAGGCTACATTTAACACTTGATGCTTATTCTAATGCATattgaaaatgcataaaaatataaagagaataaatattatattttatataaaaaatctttttttaatttttttatatttattctataTGCTATGCACATTTTCAATCTGGACATGAGTGTAAGTCTTAACACATAAGTTTCATTTATACTGAcgtaattaatatttttatatgataattACATGAAACATgttgattttattttagagaataccacaattatttaacttattttccTGAATTGACAATTGAATAATCTTTTGGATAATTTCATTTTGTTACTCTTTTTATCATTATttgttacttatttttttttaaatgtaggTATTTGTAATTCTAATTCATCTAATAATAAGAGATATAGTTTATTGAGGGAGTAAAGCTctcaataacattttttttaaagtaaatcCACCATCATGTCTCTGATATGTATCTCTGTCCCCAAGAGACGAACTCATGCACCTCCATGCACGACTTCAAAATAAACTACATTAAAAAACAATGGAGTAGATGCATTCATTTATTTGATAAACAAATTACAAGCTGTACTTATTAACAACAAACAAACAATAAATTAAAGGAGACATTACATTTTTCGTACAATTAAAGAATTGCAATAATGTTACACAATTCAAATTACACCAATTCAGCAGAGAAATAACAAATAATGCAAATAATAAAATGTTATACAACACCAATAGCACTGATCAAGTTGCCACCACACACATTAATTAGGTGAAAATTCAGATGAAGTCGACTTTATATGAAATTGATACTTAAGAACTGTTAGatgatttgatttgtttgactaaattttcatctaatggCTTTCAAGtattaacttcacgtgaagtcgactgcacatGAGTTTTCACCCATTAATTATTCCGATTCTGTTGTAAACTTCTAAGCATAGCTGCACAAGCCATAAACACAAGAGCCTTTGGAATTGCACTTGTTGCCGCATTTGCCACAGTGCTTCTCATTAGTCTTTGGATTGATGCACTTACCTTCACAGCATATCTTGGAATATCCACATTTCTTCCCACACTTTCCGCAGTTCAATTCATCTGTGTTGAAGTTGACACACTTGTTGTTGCAGCAATTAGGACCTCCACTCCCTCTTATGGTATAGCAAACCTTTGGGTTTCTGTCACATGTCAGAGTTGCCTTGCTGCTTCTTTGAGACAGGAACCGGCCTGTTCCTCTCAGAGAATTTGCTTCCTCATCATTCTCATTAGATTCTACTCTTGTTGGCATAGTAATTGCCAATGCCATTATTAGCATGGACACAAGAAAAAGGGTCTTCAACAACTTATTCATTTTCTGCTTTTGAGACAGGAAAGCTTTGTTGAAGTGATTATATTTGTTTGATCTGATTGTGATGAAGAATGGATGTGtaatttgaaatatttatagGAAACCGGGGTTCATCAAGTTTGGTCTTACTCttacataattattttattattatatataagaTTACACGCATGAAGCCATTAAGTATATAGAGCTACCAGCTAATTAATTCTATAGTTAGGTACTTAGCTAGGTGGAGTCTAAATTTTACAGCGCCAAATAAAGCGCGAATGTTAGGCTTGGTGGCAATATCATCAGAAATTCAAACTTGATACAAACTTGTTATCAGTTACGTTATATGATACACATTAATTTGAAGATTATATTGGTTTAATTAATTATCAAGTGAAGCTTAGTCGAATTACCTACTGTATTAATTCTTGTGAGAAATCGATCAATTCGTTTTCGTACGTGTGCCTGATTTATTTGGAAACTAATTCGGTGAAATAAAGCAGTTATAGTAGGCCGGCAATTGAAGTTATACGAACAAGAGAGTATACTATCGGACTTTATAGTTTGTTACGGATCCATTTAATTGAATTTGTTGAAGAATGTTCTGCAAGTAACAAATTTGTTTTGGATTAAGTTGTGTTAGGCATGAACCAGTCAATACCAGCAACAACTAAGGATACCACTTTGtcaattaaatatatataaatttaatttttatgttgtgttgtgcaaaaatttttttatagataattaattatgtattgTCACAtaagtaaaattaattaattt
This window contains:
- the LOC130973405 gene encoding stigma-specific STIG1-like protein 1 translates to MNKKLKTLFIVAMLMALMAMTVASFETNNNEINEEPNSVRGTSRFLLQRSSKATVTCDKNPKVCDSTNCCNNKCVELSTDELNCGRCGKKCGHSKMCCEGKCVIPMTNEKHCGKCGNKCDSKSSCVYGMCSYA
- the LOC130976858 gene encoding stigma-specific STIG1-like protein 1, with the translated sequence MNKLLKTLFLVSMLIMALAITMPTRVESNENDEEANSLRGTGRFLSQRSSKATLTCDRNPKVCYTIRGSGGPNCCNNKCVNFNTDELNCGKCGKKCGYSKICCEGKCINPKTNEKHCGKCGNKCNSKGSCVYGLCSYA